In Engraulis encrasicolus isolate BLACKSEA-1 chromosome 15, IST_EnEncr_1.0, whole genome shotgun sequence, the following proteins share a genomic window:
- the LOC134464010 gene encoding zinc finger protein 275-like, translated as MEQPRTAKEDSPSPWSSLRLLIPPVRLISACMWQVAQEQHLEHYEQLENFVTLVTKIVPNVLSQRQRSTLIMGLRAKVLLEMCRGDLSVDSDTIKKRLHQMQPTDNVKSTHSEMNTFQRDLSSLVFNLLEDPAKKEDFFQRVYPVEYGPDFDKALQVLVCYFLSRLDQLLPVPNFKQVASWMKSSCVWDECEQYMCHQTEDLQHLLQQNRNRSLDNNGLPSIVEDRVISALSLPPSVDLPHSKSIFQREACVVTLSSSPQPAGELHQDSQGLNTTSAANRDGELEQGKPRKDVETERDQRVSEERGSETTAVSITSRLSQKKCGRKAKVPKRKASKTRPSQESAQKVTPLLLSGISSNRQHDPKGKVRLPPVGQWKRPTLSQRAQKQCPHCSRSFAYYSEFLRHQRQSHQRLYLRKAATFPCGDCERTFDSLTALKQHQKPKKKPIKCSRCGQTFERLCGFMSHQATHQDDPPDPTPASAPSTSTEERPTADIEDEPVTKISATECRFCGLNFFTTLELKDHLMTHTELNPHRCSLCHKSFAHRYTLVAHMAMHKGDKPCLCETCGKSFYTIQHLKAHTKLHKVSSEKATCPYCGKTLSSEQNLRNHIRIHTGERPFVCAQCGRGFNEAATLRTHMLWHSGEKPFRCGVCDKAFVTKSLRNWHQRSHTGDIPRRHVCSTCGKTFVRRACWKKHLVVHTGERNFRCPLCPNTYKCKSHLDIHIKKHKNDIYS; from the exons ATGGAACAACCACGTACAGCGAAAGAAG ACTCCCCGTCGCCTTGGTCATCTCTCCGCCTTCTGATTCCCCCTGTGCGGCTGATCTCAGCCTGTATGTGGCAGGTAGCCCAAGAACAACACCTGGAGCATTATGAGCAGCTGGAGAACTTTGTCACTTTGGTCACCAAGATTGTCCCCAATGTGCTAAGCCAGAGGCAGAGGAGCACGCTTATCATGGGGCTCCGTGCAAAG GTGTTGCTGGAGATGTGCAGAGGCGATTTGTCTGTTGATTCGGACACCATCAAGAAACGACTGCATCAAATGCAGCCTACTGATAATGTGAAG TCAACCCATTCAGAAATGAACACTTTTCAAAGGGACTTGTCGAGTCTTGTTTTCAatttgttggaggacccagccaAGAAGGAAGATTTTTTTCAG AGAGTCTATCCCGTGGAATATGGACCTGACTTTGACAAAGCTCTTCAGGTTCTGGTGTGCTATTTCCTTTCAAGACTGGATCAACTTCTCCCTGTGCCAAATTTTAAACAG GTTGCGTCATGGATGAAGAGCTCCTGTGTGTGGGATGAATGTGAGCAGTACATGTGTCATCAGACAGAGGACCTCCAACATCTCCTGCAGCAGAACCGTAACAGGTCTTTGGACAACAACG gccttccATCTATAGTGGAGGACAGAGTCATCTCTGCATTGTCACTGCCCCCTAGTGTGGACTTGCCTCACAGTAAGAGCATCTTTCAGAGGGAGGCCTGCGTGGTCACTCTGAGCTCCTCTCCTCAG CCGGCAGGAGAGCTTCACCAGGACTCCCAAGGTCTCAACACAACCTCAGCTGCAAACAGAGATGGAGAACTGGAGCAGGGCAAGCCTCGGAAAGATGTTGAGACAGAACGGGATCAAAGAGTctctgaggagagggggagtgagactACAGCTGTTTCCATTACTTCACGTTTGTCTCAAAAGAAGTGTGGCCGTAAGGCCAAAGTGCCCAAGCGGAAGGCCAGCAAGACACGACCATCCCAAGAATCAGCCCAGAAAGT aacTCCCTTGCTGCTCTCCGGTATTTCCAGCAACCGCCAACATGACCCCAAAG GGAAGGTCCGCTTACCACCAGTAGGCCAATGGAAGAGGCCCACTCTTTCTCAGCGGGCCCAGAAGCAGTGCCCCCATTGCAGTAGGAGCTTCGCCTACTACTCCGAGTTCCTACGACACCAGCGGCAGTCTCACCAGCGGCTGTACCTCCGCAAAGCCGCCACCTTCCCATGCGGGGACTGCGAGAGGACCTTCGACTCCCTGACCGCCCTGAAGCAGCACCAGAAGCCCAAGAAGAAGCCCATCAAGTGCTCCCGCTGCGGCCAGACCTTCGAGCGGCTCTGCGGCTTCATGAGCCACCAGGCCACccatcag GATGACCCACCTGATCCGACTCCTGCGTCTGCTCCGTCCACCTCCACGGAGGAGAGGCCCACGGCGGACATCGAGGACGAGCCTGTGACCAAAATCAGCGCCACCGAGTGTCGCTTCTGCGGGCTGAACTTCTTCACCACGCTGGAGCTGAAGGACCACCTGATGACGCACACGGAGCTCAACCCCCACCGCTGCAGCCTGTGCCACAAGAGCTTTGCGCACCGGTACACCCTGGTGGCTCACATGGCCATGCACAAGGGCGACAAGCCCTGCCTGTGCGAGACCTGCGGGAAATCCTTCTACACGATCCAGCACCTCAAGGCGCACACGAAGCTACACAAAGTCAGCAGCGAAAAGGCCACCTGCCCGTACTGTGGTAAAACGCTGAGCTCCGAGCAAAACCTTCGGAACCACATACGCATCCACACGGGAGAGAGGCCGTTTGTGTGCGCGCAGTGCGGCAGGGGCTTCAACGAGGCCGCCACCCTGCGCACGCACATGCTCTGGCACTCGGGCGAGAAGCCGTTCAGGTGCGGCGTGTGCGACAAGGCGTTTGTCACCAAAAGCCTGCGCAACTGGCACCAGCGCAGTCACACGGGGGATATCCCGCGACGCCACGTCTGCAGCACGTGCGGGAAGACGTTTGTGCGGCGCGCATGCTGGAAGAAGCACCTTGTGGTGCACACGGGGGAGAGGAATTTCAGGTGTCCGCTGTGTCCCAATACTTACAAGTGTAAATCGCACCTCGATATACatattaaaaaacacaaaaatgatATCTACAGCTGA
- the LOC134464012 gene encoding zinc finger protein 3-like → MDSPPPWSSLRLLIPPVRLISACMWQVAQEQHLEHYEHLENFVTLVTKIVPNVLSQRQRSTLIMGLRAKVLLEMCRGDLPVDSDTIKKRLHQMQPTDHVKSNHSEMNTFQRDLSSLIFNLLEDPAKKEDFFQRVYPVEYGPDFDKALQVLVCYFLSRLDQLLPVPNFKQVASWMKSSCVWDECEQYMCHQTEDLQHLLQQNRHRSLDNNGLPSIVEDRVISALSLPPSVDLPHSKSIFQREACVVTLSPSPQPAGELHQDSQGLNTTSAANRDGELEQGKPRKDVETERDQRVSEERGSETTAVSITSRLSQKKCGRKAKVLKPKASKTRPSQESAQKVTPLLLSGISSNRQHDPKGKVRLPPVGQWKRPTLSQRAQKQCPHCSRSFAYYSEFLRHQRQSHQRLYLRKAATFPCGDCERTFDSLTALKQHQKPKKKPIKCSRCGQTFERLCGFMSHQATHQDDPPDPTPASAPSTSTEERPTADIEDEPVTKISATECRFCGLNFFTTLELKDHLMTHTELNPHRCSLCHKSFAHRYTLVAHMAMHKGDKPCLCETCGKSFYTIQHLKAHMKLHKVSSEKATCPYCGKTLSTEQNLRTHIRIHTGERPFVCAQCGKGFNEAATLRTHMLWHSGEKPFRCGVCDKAFVTKSLRNWHQRSHTGDIPRRHVCSTCGKTFVRRACWKKHLVVHTGERNFRCPLCPNTYKRKSHLDIHIKKHNNDMYS, encoded by the exons ATGG ACTCCCCGCCGCCTTGGTCATCTCTCCGCCTTCTAATTCCCCCTGTGCGGCTGATCTCAGCCTGTATGTGGCAGGTAGCCCAAGAACAACACCTGGAGCATTATGAGCATCTGGAGAACTTTGTCACTTTGGTCACCAAGATTGTCCCCAATGTGCTAAGCCAGAGGCAGAGGAGCACGCTTATCATGGGGCTCCGTGCAAAG GTGTTGTTGGAGATGTGCAGAGGCGATTTGCCTGTTGATTCGGACACCATCAAGAAACGACTGCATCAAATGCAGCCTACTGATCATGTGAAG TCAAACCATTCAGAAATGAACACTTTTCAAAGGGACTTGTCGAGTCTTATTTTCAatttgttggaggacccagccaAGAAGGAAGATTTTTTTCAG AGAGTCTATCCCGTGGAATATGGACCTGACTTTGACAAAGCTCTTCAGGTTCTGGTGTGCTATTTCCTTTCAAGACTGGATCAACTTCTCCCTGTGCCAAATTTTAAACAG GTTGCGTCTTGGATGAAGAGCTCCTGTGTGTGGGATGAATGTGAGCAGTACATGTGTCATCAGACAGAGGACCTCCAACATCTCCTGCAGCAGAACCGTCACAGGTCTTTGGACAACAACG gccttccATCTATAGTGGAGGACAGAGTCATCTCTGCATTGTCACTGCCCCCTAGTGTGGACTTGCCTCACAGTAAGAGCATCTTTCAGAGGGAGGCCTGCGTGGTCACTCTGAGCCCCTCTCCTCAG CCGGCAGGAGAGCTTCACCAGGACTCCCAAGGTCTCAACACAACCTCAGCTGCAAACAGAGATGGAGAACTGGAGCAGGGCAAGCCTCGGAAAGATGTTGAGACAGAACGGGATCAAAGAGTctctgaggagagggggagtgagactACAGCTGTTTCCATTACTTCACGTTTGTCTCAAAAGAAGTGTGGCCGTAAGGCCAAAGTGCTCAAGCCGAAGGCCAGCAAGACACGACCATCCCAAGAATCAGCCCAGAAAGT aacTCCCTTGCTGCTCTCCGGTATTTCCAGCAACCGCCAACATGACCCCAAAG GGAAGGTCCGCTTGCCACCAGTAGGCCAATGGAAGAGGCCCACTCTTTCTCAGCGGGCCCAGAAGCAGTGCCCCCATTGCAGCAGGAGCTTCGCCTACTACTCCGAGTTCCTACGACACCAGCGGCAGTCTCACCAGCGGCTGTACCTCCGCAAAGCCGCCACCTTCCCATGCGGGGACTGCGAGAGGACCTTCGACTCCCTGACCGCCCTGAAGCAGCACCAGAAGCCCAAGAAGAAGCCCATCAAGTGCTCCCGCTGCGGCCAGACCTTCGAGCGGCTCTGCGGCTTCATGAGCCACCAGGCCacccatcag GATGACCCACCCGATCCGACTCCTGCGTCTGCTCCGTCCACCTCCACGGAGGAGAGGCCCACGGCGGACATCGAGGACGAGCCTGTGACCAAAATCAGCGCCACCGAGTGTCGCTTCTGCGGGCTGAACTTCTTCACCACGCTGGAGCTGAAGGACCACCTGATGACGCACACGGAGCTCAACCCCCACCGCTGCAGCCTGTGCCACAAGAGCTTTGCGCACCGGTACACCCTGGTGGCTCACATGGCCATGCACAAGGGCGACAAGCCCTGCCTGTGCGAGACCTGCGGGAAATCCTTCTACACGATCCAGCACCTCAAGGCGCACATGAAGCTACACAAAGTCAGCAGCGAAAAGGCCACTTGCCCGTACTGTGGTAAAACGCTGAGCACCGAGCAAAACCTCCGGACCCACATAcgcatccacacaggagagaggccgtttGTGTGCGCGCAGTGCGGCAAGGGCTTCAACGAGGCCGCCACCCTGCGCACGCATATGCTCTGGCACTCGGGCGAGAAGCCGTTCAGGTGCGGCGTGTGCGACAAGGCGTTTGTCACCAAAAGCCTGCGCAACTGGCACCAGCGCAGTCACACGGGGGATATCCCGCGACGCCACGTCTGCAGCACGTGCGGGAAGACGTTTGTGCGGCGCGCATGCTGGAAGAAGCACCTGGTGGTGCACACAGGGGAGAGGAATTTCAGGTGTCCGCTGTGTCCCAATACTTACAAGCGTAAATCGCACCTCGATATACAtattaaaaaacacaacaatgaTATGTACAGCTGA